The following coding sequences lie in one Corynebacterium anserum genomic window:
- the trpB gene encoding tryptophan synthase subunit beta, which translates to MNHTKNVDVKGEALPTVGQILATPTHHEPDEHGHWGEYGGRYIPEALMAVIDEITDAWNKAKADPSYLEELDELHRTYTGRPSPLYHALRFSEQVGADVWFKREDLNHTGSHKINNVLGQVLLAKRMGKTRVIAETGAGQHGVATATACALMGIECRVYMGEVDAVRQALNIARMRLLGATVEVVTIGSRTLKDAINEAMRFWVSHADDTYYCFGTAAGPHPFPQMVRDLQRIIGVEARQQFIAETGALPDAVVACVGGGSNAIGLFHRFISDESVRLVGAEAAGDGIETGRHAAPIYMGRRGVFQGSYADLMQDEDGQIIESHSISAGLDYPGVGPEHTALHSEGRADYLPINDAEAMDAFKLLCETEGIIPAIESSHAVAAAVKIAKERPGTSIIVNLSGRGDKDVDTAAQWFGMKLKEEEK; encoded by the coding sequence ATGAACCACACCAAGAACGTCGACGTGAAGGGCGAGGCTCTTCCTACCGTCGGCCAGATCTTGGCTACCCCCACCCATCACGAGCCCGATGAACATGGACACTGGGGGGAATACGGCGGACGGTATATTCCCGAAGCGCTCATGGCGGTGATCGATGAGATTACCGACGCATGGAATAAAGCCAAAGCTGATCCCTCTTACCTAGAAGAGCTCGATGAGTTGCATCGGACGTATACAGGCCGTCCGTCGCCTCTGTATCACGCTCTTCGTTTTTCTGAACAGGTGGGGGCTGATGTGTGGTTCAAACGTGAAGATCTTAATCACACGGGATCTCACAAGATCAACAACGTGCTAGGCCAAGTTCTTTTGGCCAAGCGCATGGGCAAAACCCGTGTGATCGCGGAGACGGGAGCAGGGCAGCACGGTGTAGCAACCGCCACCGCTTGCGCATTGATGGGCATTGAGTGCCGGGTGTACATGGGCGAGGTGGATGCCGTGCGCCAAGCTCTCAACATTGCCCGTATGCGGCTGTTGGGCGCCACTGTCGAGGTGGTGACTATTGGCTCTCGCACATTGAAAGACGCCATTAACGAAGCCATGCGTTTCTGGGTGTCTCATGCTGATGACACGTACTACTGCTTTGGTACGGCAGCTGGGCCGCATCCTTTCCCCCAGATGGTACGCGACCTTCAGCGCATCATCGGTGTGGAGGCTCGGCAACAATTTATTGCTGAGACAGGGGCATTGCCGGATGCCGTCGTGGCGTGTGTTGGCGGAGGATCTAACGCCATCGGTCTCTTCCACCGTTTCATCTCTGATGAATCCGTGCGTCTTGTGGGGGCGGAAGCTGCAGGCGACGGAATAGAAACTGGGCGCCACGCTGCGCCTATTTACATGGGGCGACGTGGTGTCTTCCAGGGGTCCTACGCGGATCTCATGCAGGATGAAGACGGGCAGATCATCGAGTCCCATTCTATTTCCGCGGGGCTTGACTATCCTGGCGTCGGACCAGAACATACCGCCCTACACTCAGAGGGACGTGCCGACTACCTTCCGATCAACGATGCGGAGGCAATGGACGCTTTCAAGTTGCTGTGTGAAACTGAGGGCATCATCCCGGCTATAGAATCCTCCCACGCCGTAGCCGCGGCGGTGAAAATCG